aactaaaattttattccacCAGATGCAATCATATCCATCAAACAAACTGGGTTGCGTATTCCATTATAACATCAAAACTATTTCACCGACATGAAATCATTCCACATTCAATGCGACAATGACTTAATTTGTGCTGGTGGCCAGTCCCACTGTTGTGGTGGAGCCGCAGTTGCCAAAGGTTCCCATGGTTTCCAACCCAACATCTTTCTCGCCAGTAAAAGTTCATTTTCCGCCTGGACAATCACCTCTTCGATTTGACCgcaattgattttgttttccaCGTCGCCGACATTTTGGTTCTGGAAGTGTACAAATTGAGTGAAATTGCAATTGATTTTTCGTTGTCGATTCCTTTGATGCAGCACGTACATTAGCAACAATTCTGGCCCGTTCCGTGATTATTTTCTCGGTGTGGATTCGATAGGCCGCTGTTGGTGGCATCTTTGCTAGGGCTCTCAACGTTTTTCCGTACAGGGACGTGAGAGTGTGGTGAGGATTTTTTGAGACGACCAGGCGGGTTAGGCCAGTAGTCtgaaaaatggaatgaaaagTGGAATGTTCGGGAATGTCGAAACATTGTTTTGACGCTTGATTCGACGCTGAAGTGACGGATACTAGGAAATTTACGCAAATGAGTGAACAgaattgataattttgttgCGATACACTTGTCCAATGTCCTGCCTCCGAAGGAAAATCGGTGACACTTTCTAGATCCAAATTAcgaaagattttaaaattttacaattacgTTGCTTTACTTGAGAGAAGCAAAACAAGGTTACATAACCCACAATTCACGGTTCTTTTTACTGAAATGGGTACGCCCAATGATGGGCACGCAAAACTAATTGGTTCAGCGTCACAAAAGGTTTGTCGTACAGTGGAAATAGGCTTACCGCTTTGATAAATTCAGCCATAATTTCGAAGTACAATTTTCTgcagaaaaatattcttctatTTTGACAGTGACCTGacacttcttcttcttcttctttattgTGTATTTTTGTCTCGCCGAACACTATCCATATagtgttatgatcagagcgagaaaacccaaggttctgaaagaacaggtaaagacactttcgagttgatcacgaaggcggtgtgatcaaaattttcctgtagcgccaactaggtttggaaaattttatatgacaatttcaacttaacaaaaaaaaattgttttcaagttgaccttTCAAACATGtttgaattgtcaagatttgtgttttacctaaggctcggaacgggtcgggttcggtcagaccggaaaccgaacctgatcttgacccgaaccggaactaagacttcgggttcaacccgaacttgacccgaacctaaattttcgatttcgggttccaaccgaacccgacccgaacccgaagttattcaacccgtacttgacccgaacccgaatttccatttcgggtttgacccgaacctgacctgaacccgagaccttcaaataaatcaggtccggttcgggttaacccgaaatttttggcattttttagtgtaaaattttcgggtcacccgaaccggacctgatctatttgaaaatttcgggttcagatcaggttcgggtcaaacccgaaatggaaattcgggttcgggtcaagtacgggttgaataacttcgggttcgggtcgggttcggtttgaacccgaaatcgaaaattctggttcgggtcaagttcgggttgaacccgaagtcTTAGTTCCGGTTCGGGTCTAAGACCGGTTCGGGTCATAACCTGAACTGAtcaggtcaacccgaacccgttccgagccttagttttacccgccttcgtaagtgtcttaacctgtcctttcagaactttgagaaaaccgaagactttAATTGTAAGTTGCCTTGGAGAGCAATGGAAGTAAAAACCAGGTATTGTCTgtccatacaaaccggaggaaatagttatttgtgtaagGGGCCGAAAACCCGAAAATAATCTGAAATCTCCATCATTTTCGGCCCATGAAATAAAAAGCTCACCCTGGGGTACtcgtcaaagtatttgcttctctttgtGTTATGATGTGAGTGAGACGACCAAAGACTAGTTTATAAGTTCGCttcaagtaactgtaaacatgaaatttgactggccgaacgaacacgatttcatccacaaaGCTCGgctttcatacaaatattgatgaggttttgtctctctatggatgaaatttgacagtacacggaaaaaacacaaaatgtcgATGTACGTTTGAGTCGATCACGTTTTACGTGTGGGTCGCAAATGCTACGTCTCGTACGTAGTATGTACATCGAAGTCGTAAAATTCTACGTCTACATCGTACAATAACGGCTGAGTGAACCATTGGTTCTGTCCTCACGGTCCTCACGGTACAAAACCAATGGTTCACTCAGTCGTTTATTGTACGATTTAGACGTAAAATTTCACGACTTCGATGTACATACTACGTAGGAGATGTAGTATTTGCGACTCACACGTAAATCGTGATCGAATCAGACGTACATtgacattttccgttttttccgtgtaatttgacaaattttttaaattttaaggaattttaatTCGATAAAATACACCCTGTTTCGAGTAATCAAATTCCTGTGCCGCCAGCTAGGTTTATGAAACGTGACGATTGCTTTCAAAACTTATCTTTGGCATTTTCCTTCTCTTTCTCGCATACATCTCAAGCCGTGCGATAGAAAGAGAAGGAAGAATTACCAGCCTTTGTGGCTGTCTAACAATTCTGCTCTTTCAGaacattaccttcagtgtatGTATATctactttgaaaaaaatgcgCTTGAACATCTGGTAATTTACAGTTCGTTAACCTAACGAAACGAAACTGGTATACTGGGCAGGTATACCATTTTCAGCGAATTGTCaaaattcatagaaatttCTCGACTAGTTACATTCATCGAAATTGATAAGACATCGCAAGACCGATTGAAGGAGTCAAAGGATTTTCGTCAATTCAATTAAGAAACGCAACGAAATCAAACCGGTTTTGATCTATTATTGTTCATTTGTCCCAgcaaatcaatcaatcattcAAGGTGAGCGAATTTAAAATCGTTTTGACAAATTTCAGCGGTTTTACTGTTTATGCAACACCCGCTAAGCACGTTGAATTGCGTGACCCTGGTGTGGTATTTCGTCAGATAGTCCGGAATTTCgatggatttgtttttttttgttgaatttggtTGATCAGTTctaattggaaaatgttattgGAATTCATTTAGCATTGAATTGCCTTAACTTAGGACTGTTGTTCGATAGAAAAGACATATTCCAACTTTCTCTCAACGTACGAAGAAGGCAAAGTTCACGGTCTGTGAGATTACTTTATCGATTGTCGTTCTATTTGTCTCCATCAATCCATTCTCAGCGTAtcaaaactcaattttcgTAGCTCTCAGTTCCGAAAGTGAGGTTAAGTGTTGAGAGTGTTCCTTGGATGATTTcctttttcttacaaaaaaaatctgaaattctCGTTTTGTCCACCGAATCCCGTTAGATGTATCGCCTACCAAGTCTACTGCGCACAACAGCTTCACGACAACTGGCCGTTCGTTTGTATGCAAAAGATGTTCGATTCGGTCCGGAGGTGCGAGCACTTATGTTACAAGGTGTTGATGTATTAGCGGACGCTGTGGCTGTTACGATGGGACCGAAGGTAATTTTTCTATCTTAATCGGCTGTTCTGACACTCTGCAACGGATTCATAAATCGTGTAGGGACGCAATGTGATTCTCGAACAATCCTGGGGCTCACCGAAGATAACCAAGGACGGTGTGACCGTTGCCAAAGGCATCGAATTGAAGTGCAAATTCCAGAACATTGGCGCAAAACTCGTCCAAGACGTGGCCAACAATACGAATGAAGAAGCTGGTGACGGTACGACCACTGCAACAGTTTTGGCTCGTGCAATTGCCAAAGAAGGTTTCGAAAAGATATCCAAGGGAGCCAATCCGGTTGAAATTCGTCGTGGTGTGATGTTGGCTGTTGAAGCGGTCAAGGAACAGCTGAAGGCTTTGTCACGTACAGTCACGTCGCCCGAGGAAATCGCTCAAGTGGCAACGATTTCAGCGAACGGTGACCGAGCTATCGGTGATTTAATTAGCCAGGCAATGAAACGCGTCGGAAAGGAGGGTGTTATTACGGTCAAAGATGGGAAAACCCTGGTGGACGAACTGGAGGTGATCGAAGGTTTGAAATTCGATCGGGGATACATTTCGCCGTACTTCATCAACTCCAGCAAGGGTGCCAAAGTCGAGTTCCAGGATGCGTTGGTCCTGTTTtccgaaaagaaaatctcCACCGTTCAGTCAATCATTCCAGCACTAGAAATAGCGAACGCACAAAGAAAGCCGTTGGTGATTATTGCTGAGGATATCGATGGCGAAGCATTGAGCACGTTAGTGGTGAATCGTTTGAAAATCGGCCTTCAAGTTGCTGCCGTCAAAGCACCCGGTTTCGGAGACAATCGCAAAGCGACTCTGACCGACATGGCCATCAGTGCGGGTGGCATTGTGTTCGGTGACGACGCTAATTTGGTCAAACTGGAAGACGTACAGATATCGGATTTGGGCCAAATCGGCGAGGTCGTGATCACCAAAGACGATACACTGTTGCTGAAAGGCAAGGGACGCAAGGAAGACATTGACCGACGTGCGGACCAATTGCGTGATCAAATCAAAGAAACGACATCCGAGTACGAAAAAGAGAAATTCCAAGAACGACTGGCCCGATTGGCGTCTGGCGTTGCTGTGCTGAAAATCGGCGGTAGCAGTGAAGTTGAAGTAAATGAGAAAAAGGATCGTGTGACAGACGCATTGAATGCTACGAGAGCTGCCGTTGAAGAAGGCATTGTGCCCGGTGGCGGTACTGCGTTGATTCGCTGCATTCCGACATTGGACAAACTGAAGGGCTCCAATCCGGATCAGGTGAGTGTTACACAGTGACGTCGAGCTTGGAAGGTTTGTCTAATATTTCGCTTATCGTTCAGGACACCGGCATTGACATAGTGAAACGAGCGTTGAGAATGCCTGCACTAACCATTGCCAAGAATGCTGGAGTCGATGGGTCGGTTGTGGTCGCTAAAATTGAATTGCAAACAGGAGATAATGGATACGACGCCATGAACAATGAATATGTGAACATGATCGAAAAGGGCATCATTGATCCAACAAAGGTGAGTCGAGTGACAAGTAGTAAATTTCCTAGGTGTTGTCTTTGCCGGCCGATACTGGAACTTGAAGTTACACTGGAGTCAGACTGCGATAGTTATTAGGTTAGGGGAGCGC
This DNA window, taken from Bradysia coprophila strain Holo2 unplaced genomic scaffold, BU_Bcop_v1 contig_151, whole genome shotgun sequence, encodes the following:
- the LOC119074353 gene encoding NADH dehydrogenase [ubiquinone] 1 alpha subcomplex subunit 5, which encodes MAEFIKATTGLTRLVVSKNPHHTLTSLYGKTLRALAKMPPTAAYRIHTEKIITERARIVANNQNVGDVENKINCGQIEEVIVQAENELLLARKMLGWKPWEPLATAAPPQQWDWPPAQIKSLSH
- the LOC119074337 gene encoding heat shock protein 60A, with translation MYRLPSLLRTTASRQLAVRLYAKDVRFGPEVRALMLQGVDVLADAVAVTMGPKGRNVILEQSWGSPKITKDGVTVAKGIELKCKFQNIGAKLVQDVANNTNEEAGDGTTTATVLARAIAKEGFEKISKGANPVEIRRGVMLAVEAVKEQLKALSRTVTSPEEIAQVATISANGDRAIGDLISQAMKRVGKEGVITVKDGKTLVDELEVIEGLKFDRGYISPYFINSSKGAKVEFQDALVLFSEKKISTVQSIIPALEIANAQRKPLVIIAEDIDGEALSTLVVNRLKIGLQVAAVKAPGFGDNRKATLTDMAISAGGIVFGDDANLVKLEDVQISDLGQIGEVVITKDDTLLLKGKGRKEDIDRRADQLRDQIKETTSEYEKEKFQERLARLASGVAVLKIGGSSEVEVNEKKDRVTDALNATRAAVEEGIVPGGGTALIRCIPTLDKLKGSNPDQDTGIDIVKRALRMPALTIAKNAGVDGSVVVAKIELQTGDNGYDAMNNEYVNMIEKGIIDPTKVVRTALTDAAGVASLLTTAEAVVTEIPKEESAAGGMGGMGGMGGMGGMGGMGGMM